The Ascaphus truei isolate aAscTru1 chromosome 12, aAscTru1.hap1, whole genome shotgun sequence region gggacactgaaggggttaaataaaggtGGCACGCGGACACATTTTTTTGCTTTGCTTTGTGTCTAGGAATCATGAGCGGTAATTGGTGGGTCCATGCTGGTGTGGTTCTGGTACTGCTCGCTCTGTGTAGTTATGGTAAGTGCATCAGCTCCAACGTACCGTACAAGAACTGGGTCTTTATTagacactagctgatataccccacgtagcccgggatgtaatgttcccactcccctctctctcccctctccttcccctccccctctctatctctctccctccccttcccccctctctctcccttcccctccccccctctcccttccccccccccccctctcccttcccccctctctctctctctctcccctcccccctctcccttcccccctctctctctcccttcccctccccccctctctctgtgtgtgtgtgtgtgtgtacacattgtagtgtgtgtgtgcacattgtagtatgtgtgtatgtgtacacattgtagtatgtgtgtacacattgtagtgtgtgtgtgtgtgtgtgtgtgtgcacattgtagtgtgtgtgtgtgtgtgtgtgtacacattgtagtgtgtgtgtgtgtgcgcacattgtagtgtgtgtgtgtgtgtgtgcacattgtagtatgtgtgtgtgcacattgtagtatgtgtgtgtgtacacattgtagtatgtgtgtgtgtacacattgtagtatgtgtgtgtgtgtacacattgtAGTGTGTGTACACATtgtagtaagtgtgtgtgtatatacacattgtagtatgtgtatatacacacactgtagtatgtgtatatacacacactgtagtgCATCAAGCATAAGATTATAGTGGTcgatgtcaaaatggatttgaagcaaaaggtggcactgtgtgctcatttgcatgtcatttcccagaatcccttgctccagtggaagcactgtgtgctgggcgatttaatggtgaaaggcggggttgcagacctgtctaagacatgcaaatgaacattcaGTAATATTTCCGTGTGAGATATATAAAATCACTTGCACATTTCTGTTTGTTCTATTGATGACATTTTCTGACCGGTTCGCGCGCAGTGTAACAGCGGGACCAGTTTTTTGACGCATTGTGTTCAGGATTGTCGGATAGACCACTCATGTGTACGCGGCGTCTGTTTTCTCAGCTGGTGCTTTGACGTGTTACAACTGTAAATCGTATTCTGCTGAGAAATGCCAGAGCAACACTGAGTGTACAGTAGAGGAAgatgcctgcctgcagctctccaGAACGGGTAAGCACAGTCATGCAGCACGATGAGCCAAACTGGGACCTCTATGAAGTGAATTCATTTATTTCTAAGGGACAGTTCCGTGTCCATTCAGCGCAAGCACAAATGTCACAATTGCAGCGTTCGCACATTTACCAAATTTTACGTTTTCACATTTTTGGGGGGCAGCGTTCTCAAAGCGGACAACCCTAACCCTATTCCAGGGTAGCAGGGCACAATGTGTGGTTTTGTTTTTAATCTTCTCCATAGAAAGAGATGCGCGAACCCGCCGAGATCCGaatcccggattttctcgcatttcttccccccctccctaatcCATTTTCTCGTGTAACATCCGCGGGCGCATTTGGGCGGCTGTAATTTTCTGAGGTGCAGTGAATGTGTCCGAATGCATCGGAGTAAATATGGCGATGTGTAAGTGGGCTGAATttacgttgttttttttttctccagatgGCGCAACATGGTACCAATGCTATCCTTACTCCAAGTGTAATCGGGATCGGATAGCCACAGACTTTCGCATCAACAACTTCTCCTACAAGTGCTGCCAAAGTAATCTGTGTAACGGCAGCGTCCGCGCCGGTCTGGCTAACGCAGCTCTGCTCCTCAGTTTGACCGCGGCGCTTATCCTGCATTTCTCTCGCTGATGCTGCTTCTGTTTCTGCGGTTTCATGTTTCCTTCCTTTATTGCACCGTTTTGTAGATTAAACAGCGTCCTCCCTACACTTCTGTCCCTGAATGGGGGTGTAAACGCTTTCTGCCCGGAGCAGCGTGATTCGGGCTCCTCAACCTTCTCATAATAAATTTTCCGCCATGATTTGTGCTCCCGATGCGGTGTTTTGGCTGTGGGTTTCTATTAGTTGTGCTAACACACGGCATGATGTGAAGTGAAGGCCGCAACATGCTT contains the following coding sequences:
- the LOC142464222 gene encoding CD59 glycoprotein-like, with the protein product MSGNWWVHAGVVLVLLALCSYAGALTCYNCKSYSAEKCQSNTECTVEEDACLQLSRTDGATWYQCYPYSKCNRDRIATDFRINNFSYKCCQSNLCNGSVRAGLANAALLLSLTAALILHFSR